Proteins from a genomic interval of Quercus robur chromosome 9, dhQueRobu3.1, whole genome shotgun sequence:
- the LOC126699588 gene encoding uncharacterized protein LOC126699588, whose protein sequence is MEKESERQEEKVKKVCKRCHQNYTPSSNTLSSCRFHPSFFVCRRHDDQKRYYELGPNDPPYAAKFYDCCGAEDPEASGCTTAFHVSYDDD, encoded by the exons ATggagaaagagagtgagaggCAGGAAGAGAAAGTCAAGAAAGTATGCAAAAGGTGCCATCAAAACTACACTCCTTCATCTAACACACTTTCCTCATGCCGCTTCCACCCTTCGTTCTTCGTCTGTCGTCGCCATGACGATCAGAAAAG GTACTATGAATTGGGACCCAATGATCCGCCGTATGCTGCCAAGTTCTATGACTGTTGTGGGGCTGAGGACCCTGAGGCATCTGGTTGCACCACTGCTTTCCATGTTTCTTATGATGATGATTga